One genomic segment of Linepithema humile isolate Giens D197 chromosome 5, Lhum_UNIL_v1.0, whole genome shotgun sequence includes these proteins:
- the LOC105675592 gene encoding splicing factor 3B subunit 1, with amino-acid sequence MQALGLKVLTKSCVTIYNVSCIRKLLSTFILFYRGDCILTLIMESIPRTHEDIEAQIKEIQSKKKEILNTISEKEQVGLGKTGFYDQDIYDGSNNKYDGYVTSIATNDEIEDYDPFADRRISTIADSKRDDEKDYDPFAERRRPTIAEREDEYRQRRQRMIISPERVDPFAEGGKTPDVGSRTYTEIMREQMLKGEEMELRKRLTEKVKDGTLKANGESKLAPKKRGRWDQTDDAPVLKKLSGVALTPSWDNADVTPATIRWDETPGHGKGAETPGATPGVSTRMWDATPAHATPGAVTPGRETPSHEKVASSRRNRWDETPKTERETPGHNSGWAETPRTDRVAGDLIQETPTPSASKRRSRWDETPSNQTPGSMTPQTPATPLTTPHQTTILTPSALTPTGPKAMGLATPTPGHLMSMTPEQLQAYRWEREIDERNRPLSDDELDALFPPGYKILQPPAGYIPIRTPARKLTATPTPMAGTPQGFFIQTEDKNAKYMDNQPKGNLPFMKPEDTQYFDKLLVDVDEETLSPEEQKERKIMKLLLKIKNGTPPMRKAALRQITDKAREFGAGPLFNQILPLLMSPTLEDQERHLLVKVIDRILYKLDDLVRPYVHKILVVIEPLLIDEDYYARVEGREIISNLAKAAGLATMISTMRPDIDNIDEYVRNTTARAFAVVASALGIPSLLPFLKAVCRSKKSWQARHTGIKIVQQIAILMGCAILPHLKSLVEIIEHGLVDEQQKVRTITALAIAALAEAATPYGIESFDSVLKPLWKGIRTHRGKGLAAFLKAIGYLIPLMDAEYANYYTREVMLILIREFQSPDEEMKKIVLKVVKQCCATDGVEAQYIKDEILPHFFKHFWNHRMALDRRNYRQLVDTTVEIANKVGASEIINRVVDDLKDENEQYRKMVMETIEKIMGNLGAADVDSRLEEQLIDGILYAFQEQTTEDVVMLNGFGTIVNTLGKRVKAYLPQICGTILWRLNNKSAKVRQQAADLISRIAVVMKTCQEEKLMGHLGVVLYEYLGEEYPEVLGSILGALKAIVNVIGMTKMTPPIKDLLPRLTPILKNRHEKVQENCIDLVGRIADRGPEYVSAREWMRICFELLELLKAHKKAIRRATVNTFGYIAKAIGPHDVLATLLNNLKVQERQNRVCTTVAIAIVAETCSPFTVLPALMNEYRVPELNVQNGVLKSLSFLFEYIGEMGKDYIYAVSPLLEDALMDRDLVHRQTACAAIKHMALGVYGFGCEDALIHLLNHVWPNVFETSPHLVQAFMDAVDGLRVALGPIKILQYTLQGLFHPARKVRDVYWKIYNSLYIGGQDALVAGYPRIMNDPKNQYIRYELDYVL; translated from the exons ATGCAGGCTTTAGGCCTCAAAGTGCTGACAAAGAGTTGTGTTACTATATATAACGTTTCGTGCATCCGCAAGCTACTTTCTACTTTTATCCTCTTTTACCGTGGTGATTGCATTCTAACGTTGATAATGGAGTCCATTCCGCGGACGCACGAAg ACATTGAAGCGCAAATAAAGGAGATTCAGTCTAAGAAAAAGGAGATATTGAATACTATATCTGAGAAGGAACAAGTTGGTTTAGGAAAAACTGGCTTTTATGATCAGGATATTTATGATGGCAGTAATAACAAATACGATGGCTATGTTACTTCAATTGCAACAAACGATGAGATTGAG GATTATGATCCATTTGCGGATAGACGAATATCCACCATAGCTGATAGCAAAAGAGATGATGAAAAGGATTATGATCCATTTGCGGAAAGACGTCGGCCAACCATAGCTGAAAGAGAAGATGAATATAGGCAAAGGAGACAGAGAATGATTATCTCTCCTGAGCGTGTCGATCCTTTTGCAGAAG GTGGCAAAACTCCAGATGTTGGTTCTAGGACGTACACTGAAATTATGCGAGAACAAATGCTTAAAGGAGAGGAAATGGag TTAAGAAAACGATTAACAGAGAAGGTTAAAGATGGTACTCTAAAAGCTAACGGTGAATCTAAACTGGCACCGAAGAAGAGAGGTCGTTGGGATCAGACGGATGATGCTCCAGTGTTGAAGAAACTATCTGGTGTTGCGCTAACACCGTCGTGGGACAATGCAGAC GTAACACCAGCTACTATTAGATGGGATGAAACTCCCGGCCACGGCAAAGGAGCAGAGACACCTGGAGCTACTCCAGGCGTCAGCACAAGAATGTGGGACGCTACACCAGCGCACGCGACACCAGGGGCTGTTACTCCGGGCAGAGAGACACCTTCTCACGAAAAAGTTGCGTCCAGTCGACGTAATCGTTGGGATGAAACTCCGAAAACTGAAAGAG AAACACCCGGACATAATAGCGGTTGGGCAGAGACTCCGAGAACCGATCGGGTTGCCGGGGATTTGATACAAGAAACTCCGACACCTTCGGCGAGCAAGCGGCGAAGTCGATGGGACGAGACACCGTCAAATCAAACGCCAGGCTCGATGACGCCGCAGACTCCGGCGACGCCACTTACGACTCCTCATCAAACAACGATATTAACTCCGAGTGCTCTTACACCGACGGGACCCAAAGCGATGGGTCTGGCCACTCCGACTCCAGGACATTTGATGTCTATGACACCTGAACAACTGCAGGCTTATCGTTGGGAACGCGAGATAGACGAGCGCAACAGACCTTTATCGGACGATGAATTGGATGCGCTGTTTCCACCTggatacaaaattttgcagcCACCAGCAG GATACATACCTATTCGCACACCCGCTAGAAAGCTTACTGCGACACCCACACCTATGGCCGGCACACCTCAAGGTTTCTTTATTCAAACGGAAGACAAGAACGCTAAATACATGGACAATCAACCAAAAGGAAATCTGCCGTTCATGAAACCAGAGGACACGCAGTACTTCGATAAATTGCTAGTTGACGTAGATGAAGAAACGCTGAGCCCTGAAgaacagaaagaaagaaaaattatgaaattgcttttaaaaataaaaaacggaaCACCTCCAATGCGCAAAGCTGCTTTGAGACAAATAACGGACAAAGCAAGAGAATTTGGTGCTGGACCTCTTTTCAACCAGATCCTTCCGCTTCTTATGTCACCTACTCTTGAAGATCAAGAACGTCATCTGCTAGTCAAAGTTATCGATCGCATTCTTTATAAGTTGGACGATTTAGTACGACCGTATGTGCACAAg ATTCTTGTCGTCATCGAACCTCTATTGATCGATGAGGATTACTATGCTCGTGTCGAAGGTAGAgagattatttcaaatttggcAAAGGCTGCGGGTTTAGCCACAATGATCTCTACAATGAGACCAGATATCGATAATATTGACGAATACGTACGCAATACCACAGCAAGAGCATTCGCTGTCGTCGCATCCGCTCTTGGAATTCCTTCCCTTCTCCCTTTCTTAAAAGCTGTTTGCCGCAGTAAGAAATCGTGGCAAGCGCGACACACTGGTATCAAAATCGTGCAACAAATAGCTATTTTAATGGGCTGTGCCATTCTGCCACATCTGAAAAGTTTGGTAGAAATCATAGAACATG GTTTAGTCGATGAGCAGCAGAAAGTACGAACAATTACCGCATTAGCCATTGCTGCACTGGCTGAAGCAGCAACACCGTACGGTATCGAAAGCTTTGACTCGGTGCTAAAACCGCTTTGGAAAGGTATCCGCACACACAGAGGAAAAGGTTTAGCAGCGTTCCTAAAAGCTATCGGCTATCTCATCCCATTGATGGACGCAGAGTACGCGAATTATTATACCAGGGAAGTAATGCTAATCCTTATACGTGAATTCCAGTCGCCCGatgaagaaatgaaaaagattGTGTTGAAg gtAGTCAAACAGTGTTGTGCAACGGATGGTGTGGAAGCTCAGTACATAAAGGATGAAATTCTGCCTCACTTCTTCAAACATTTCTGGAATCATCGCATGGCATTAGATCGTAGAAATTACAGACAG ctTGTAGACACGACGGTAGAGATAGCCAATAAAGTGGGTGCATCAGAAATTATTAACAGAGTAGTGGATGATCTAAAGGATGAAAATGAACAATATAGAAAGATGGTGATGGAAACCATCGAGAAGATAATGGGCAATTTAGGAGCAGCAGATGTCGATTCTCGGCTAGAGGAGCAGCTCATTGATGGAATTCTATATGCCTTCCAGGAACAAACAACCGAG GACGTAGTTATGTTGAATGGTTTCGGTACGATCGTGAACACATTAGGTAAAAGAGTAAAGGCGTATCTTCCACAAATATGTGGTACAATATTGTGGAGGCTGAATAACAAATCGGCAAAAGTAAGACAGCAAGCTGCAGATCTTATTTCGCGTATCGCAGTGGTCATGAAGACTTGTCAAGAG GAAAAATTAATGGGACACTTGGGAGTCGTGTTGTACGAGTATTTAGGTGAAGAATATCCAGAAGTATTAGGTAGTATTTTAGGGGCATTGAAAGCCATTGTTAATGTCATAGGAATGACGAAAATGACACCACCTATCAAAGATTTATTACCAAGACTTACTCCTATCTTGAAGAACAGACATGAAAAG GTGCAAGAAAATTGCATTGACCTCGTGGGCAGAATCGCTGATCGTGGTCCCGAATATGTTTCCGCACGAGAATGGATGAGGATATGTTTCGAATTGTTAGAATTACTGAAAGCTCACAAAAAGGCTATTAGAAGAGCGACAGTAAATACTTTTGGTTATATCGCCAAAGCTATTGG ACCGCACGATGTGTTAGCGAcacttttgaataatttgaaagtCCAGGAACGTCAGAATCGCGTTTGCACAACAGTGGCTATTGCCATCGTTGCTGAAACGTGTAGCCCTTTTACAGTGTTACCTGCATTGATGAACGAATACAGAGTACCTGAGTTAAACGTACAGAATGGAGTATTGAAATCCTTGTCGTTCTTATTCGAGTATATCGGTGAAATGGgtaaagattatatttacGCTGTGAGTCCACTGCTAGAAGATGCACTTATGGACAG GGACTTAGTACACAGACAGACGGCCTGTGCTGCTATCAAACACATGGCATTAGGTGTTTATGGATTTGGATGCGAAGATGCGTTGATACATTTATTGAATCATGTGTGGCCGAATGTTTTCGAGACTTCACCACATTTGGTCCAAGCATTTATGGATGCTGTGGATGGATTGCGCGTTGCGCTTGGACCTATCAAGATTTTACAGTATACACTACAA ggTTTATTCCATCCAGCCCGTAAAGTTCGCGACGTCTACtggaaaatatacaattctcTTTACATTGGTGGACAGGACGCTCTTGTAGCTGGTTACCCGCGCATCATGAACGATCCAAAGAACCAATATATACGATACGAATTAGATTAtgtgttataa